TTCGATGAGGTAGTTACTCTGGGCTACCGGGAAAACTTAACTTTACCTCAAATTAGAACATTCTTAGAAATGGAGAGTCATGAAGAGAAAATTCAGGAAATTATTGAGAGAAACAAGGAACTGGAAGCAGCTGAggagaggaagaaaaaagccAAGCAATTGGAGATGCAAAGACGTGAAGTTTCGAAACGAGGCGGTGTTGGCGGCATTGGCAATAGCGCCTCAGTCGGAGCAGGTTATGGTGGTAATATCGGCTCTGGCTTTGGCAACAGTTCATTGGCTTCAAATAGTTATGCATCGAACAATGGAAGCAACTCGTCCATTTATAACAACTCCGATTATGACAGTGGTGCATCCAAAAAACCGTTATCAGCTTTCAAAGGAAGAGGGTTGCAATTAGGATCTAAGAAAGGTTCCTCTAGTTTCCACTCTGAAGCAAGTCCACTTAtgggagaagaagaagatcctTTGGAATATAAGGAAAAAGCCCCGTCATCGCTCACTACTGCCGATCATTCTGCTCGCTCAAGAACGACATTGGCTTCTGCTCATCAGCACAAATCCAGCAGCGACAACCAGGGTATTGAGGTTTCAATTGTGGAAACCATTAGTGCTACTCTTGGAAGAGACGGTTCAGTTGTAAACTCGGAAATAAAAGGACACCTCGATCTCAGGATTGCAGATCCCAATCTTGCGAAGGTAAAACTCTTGACATCTGCCAATGGCCAAGATGTTGGATCACAATACAAAACACACCCCAATGTTGATAAGGCTAAGTTCTCACAACAAAATATCATTACCGTGCGTGATCCATCTCGACCCTTTCCTTCTAACAACCAAGAACTATCTGTCTTGCGTTGGAAAGTCAATGGTAAGCCAGATGATAACCACTTGGCACCAGTTACATTCAATTGTTGGTTTTCACGTTCAGATCCCGGTTTCTTCGATGTTACTATAGAATATGAGTTGAATCCACTCTTTTCTGAGACTCTCGACAACCTGGTGGTGACTATCCCTCTAGTTTCGTCAAATGCGCATGTTTCAGATGCTTCCCTTGTATGGGATCAGTTCGATGATCACCTCGAATGGATTGTTCCTGTTATCCAGCCAGGTTCTGATAACACATCTGGTAGCTTCGAGTTCACAGCTGAAGCTGATTCGGAGGAAGACTTCTTCCCTATGAACGTATCGTTTAAGGTCAAAGATTCTCTTACGACTTTTGGTAAGGTTGACGTTCGGGATGTTGTTTCTGCGTCGGACGAGAGTATTTCGGTTCCATTCCAGAAGCGTACGGATGTTTCATCTGACACGTATATTATTAGCTAGTATTAGAAGTTATTTAGTCTTTGAGCAATAACATTTATTCCATTACTCAAATGTCAAGTACTGGACATGATAATATACATCAGTGATATAGcaaatcaagtcaattcgaggggggggggggggggttATTTTGAAAATCAAGATgagaaataaatagaataaatatagacagaaaatgcaaaaaattTCTAGAAATACATATGGGCACCGGCATAGGCAAACTCAAATGTACATTTCAGTTTGTTGCTCTCAGCTAGCATGGTCAATTCTCTCAATATCTCATCATATGGTGCTTCACAAATAGTCACATCTAGCTTAACATGggttattattatcttcAGTGTATCAAGACTAGGATTTGATCTTGTACATGAAGCAAGGTAGCTCAACTCCTCAATCAGGTATTTGGGGTTCAGGTGTCCATATAGTATATTATCTGGGCGAGAATTCGAGTAAGAAC
The Sugiyamaella lignohabitans strain CBS 10342 chromosome A, complete sequence genome window above contains:
- the RET2 gene encoding Ret2p (Delta subunit of the coatomer complex (COPI); COPI coats Golgi-derived transport vesicles; involved in retrograde transport between Golgi and ER; GO_component: GO:0030126 - COPI vesicle coat [Evidence IEA]; GO_component: GO:0030126 - COPI vesicle coat [Evidence IMP,ISS] [PMID 8617224]; GO_component: GO:0030663 - COPI-coated vesicle membrane [Evidence IEA]; GO_component: GO:0005794 - Golgi apparatus [Evidence IEA]; GO_component: GO:0000139 - Golgi membrane [Evidence IEA]; GO_component: GO:0030131 - clathrin adaptor complex [Evidence IEA]; GO_component: GO:0005737 - cytoplasm [Evidence IEA,IEA]; GO_component: GO:0031410 - cytoplasmic vesicle [Evidence IEA]; GO_component: GO:0016020 - membrane [Evidence IEA]; GO_function: GO:0003674 - molecular_function [Evidence ND]; GO_process: GO:0006888 - ER to Golgi vesicle-mediated transport [Evidence IMP] [PMID 8617224]; GO_process: GO:0048313 - Golgi inheritance [Evidence IGI] [PMID 18595704]; GO_process: GO:0051645 - Golgi localization [Evidence IGI] [PMID 18595704]; GO_process: GO:0006886 - intracellular protein transport [Evidence IEA]; GO_process: GO:0015031 - protein transport [Evidence IEA]; GO_process: GO:0006890 - retrograde vesicle-mediated transport, Golgi to ER [Evidence IEA]; GO_process: GO:0006890 - retrograde vesicle-mediated transport, Golgi to ER [Evidence IMP] [PMID 8617224]; GO_process: GO:0006810 - transport [Evidence IEA,IEA]; GO_process: GO:0016192 - vesicle-mediated transport [Evidence IEA,IEA]); this translates as MESHEEKIQEIIERNKELEAAEERKKKAKQLEMQRREVSKRGGVGGIGNSASVGAGYGGNIGSGFGNSSLASNSYASNNGSNSSIYNNSDYDSGASKKPLSAFKGRGLQLGSKKGSSSFHSEASPLMGEEEDPLEYKEKAPSSLTTADHSARSRTTLASAHQHKSSSDNQGIEVSIVETISATLGRDGSVVNSEIKGHLDLRIADPNLAKVKLLTSANGQDVGSQYKTHPNVDKAKFSQQNIITVRDPSRPFPSNNQELSVLRWKVNGKPDDNHLAPVTFNCWFSRSDPGFFDVTIEYELNPLFSETLDNLVVTIPLVSSNAHVSDASLVWDQFDDHLEWIVPVIQPGSDNTSGSFEFTAEADSEEDFFPMNVSFKVKDSLTTFGKVDVRDVVSASDESISVPFQKRTDVSSDTYIIS